In one window of Eleutherodactylus coqui strain aEleCoq1 chromosome 10, aEleCoq1.hap1, whole genome shotgun sequence DNA:
- the LOC136581049 gene encoding proteasome subunit beta type-7-like, with amino-acid sequence MVVADKNCAKIHYISDNIYCCGAGVAADAEYVTQLLSSNLAVHAMTTGRPPRVCTATRMLKQLLFRYQGHIGVLIIIGGFDVRGPHITSIYPHGSTDVIPYTALGSGASAAIAILKDRFKPNMQLEEAKQLVTDFITAGILCGLGSGSGVDLCVITREGAQVFRGYTQTETKGPR; translated from the exons ATGGTTGTGGCAGATAAAAACTGTGCCAAGATCCACTACATCTCCGACAACATATA TTGTTGTGGAGCTGGAGTAGCCGCCGATGCTGAATATGTGACCCAACTATTATCCTCCAACCTAGCGGTTCATGCTATGACCACAGGAAGACCCCCTCGTGTGTGCACTGCAACTCGAATGctaaagcagctgctgttcag ATATCAAGGTCACATTGGAGTATTGATCATCATAGGGGGGTTTGATGTGCGTGGCCCCCATATTACCAGCATCTACCCTCATGGATCCACGGACGTCATTCCCTACACGGCTTTAG GATCCGGTGCAAGCGCAGCCATCGCCATCTTAAAAGATCGCTTCAAACCCAATATGCAG CTGGAGGAAGCAAAGCAGCTGGTGACAGACTTCATAACGGCGGGCATCCTGTGCGGCCTCGGATCTGGCAGTGGAGTGGATCTATGTGTCATTACACGAGAAGGGGCCCAGGTATTCAGGGGTTACACACAAACCGAGACCAAGGGACCAAGGTAA